One region of Desulfobacterales bacterium genomic DNA includes:
- a CDS encoding creatininase family protein, giving the protein MEKDVWLQNLTWEDVKQRTVECQGTIILPIGSTEQHGAHLPVGTDTMVANAIAEAAAQKAGVLVAPPLWFGWSPHHLVLPGTMSIRAEVLIEVAFDMIKSLASHHFDKFILLNGHRIVNVAWMQIAAERAKRELGVMVIIFDPAYMSKEFTAGIEWGEVGHAEEIEGSHMWYCYPDLVKMDRAQDNPHQHDPIYHVDPRYAGDTLCYVPSSPAEMEVLAKKSGGTSGVSTKASQALGKNYHDHLVERMLEAIAFLQKQS; this is encoded by the coding sequence TTGGAAAAAGACGTTTGGTTGCAGAACCTGACTTGGGAGGATGTCAAACAGAGAACCGTCGAATGCCAGGGGACGATTATCCTGCCAATCGGCAGCACTGAACAACACGGTGCCCATCTGCCGGTGGGAACCGATACCATGGTAGCCAATGCGATTGCCGAAGCGGCAGCCCAGAAAGCCGGGGTGTTGGTGGCACCGCCTTTATGGTTTGGCTGGAGTCCGCATCATCTGGTTCTGCCGGGCACGATGTCGATCAGAGCCGAGGTACTGATCGAGGTTGCTTTTGACATGATCAAATCCCTTGCCAGCCATCATTTTGATAAATTTATCCTGCTCAACGGTCATCGGATCGTTAATGTGGCCTGGATGCAAATCGCAGCCGAAAGAGCGAAAAGGGAGTTGGGCGTCATGGTGATCATATTCGATCCGGCCTATATGTCCAAAGAATTCACAGCAGGGATTGAGTGGGGTGAAGTCGGCCATGCCGAAGAGATCGAGGGCTCGCATATGTGGTATTGCTATCCGGATCTGGTGAAGATGGACAGGGCCCAAGACAACCCCCACCAGCATGATCCCATCTATCATGTGGATCCGCGCTATGCCGGTGATACCCTCTGCTATGTTCCCAGCAGCCCGGCCGAAATGGAGGTGCTGGCTAAAAAATCCGGCGGCACCTCAGGGGTTTCAACAAAGGCTTCACAGGCGTTGGGCAAGAACTATCATGATCATCTGGTTGAGCGCATGCTGGAGGCCATTGCCTTTTTACAAAAACAGTCCTAA
- the accC gene encoding acetyl-CoA carboxylase biotin carboxylase subunit has product MAQKPFNKILIANRGEIAVRIIRACKEMGIETVAVYSEADADALHVKYADQAVHIGPALSRKSYLNIDRIIQAATNNDVAAIHPGYGFLSENADFAQACVDNKLIFIGPSAECIAASGNKSAARKNLMAAGIAIIPGSEDIISSPEEAFQIAADVGYPVILKASGGGGGRGMRIAHDQKELADAVAVASGEARAAFGNPDLYLEKYIEKPRHIEIQILGDHFDNFIHLGERECSIQMRYQKLLEESPSPFVDEELRSKLGETAIQVARLVGYTNAGTIEFLVDKNKNFYFMEVNARVQVEHPVTELVTGIDIVQQQVLLAQGEKLTLKQDDIHLNGWSLECRINAADPDDNFMPSPGDITDLILPAGPGVRIDTHIFNPYHISPFYDSLIGKLVVWAADRRMAIKRMQRALAEFQIEGIKTTIPFHQQVLADEDFNRGNIDTHFLEKWNDPD; this is encoded by the coding sequence ATGGCACAGAAGCCGTTTAACAAGATCTTGATCGCCAACCGAGGTGAGATCGCCGTTCGGATCATACGCGCTTGCAAGGAAATGGGCATTGAAACCGTAGCGGTCTATTCAGAGGCGGACGCAGACGCGCTGCATGTCAAATATGCGGATCAAGCTGTTCATATTGGCCCTGCACTAAGCCGCAAAAGCTATTTGAACATCGATCGCATCATCCAGGCGGCAACCAATAATGATGTCGCTGCCATCCACCCCGGGTATGGGTTTTTGTCTGAAAATGCTGATTTTGCCCAAGCGTGTGTGGATAACAAACTGATATTTATCGGACCATCAGCTGAGTGCATCGCTGCATCCGGCAACAAATCAGCAGCCCGCAAAAACCTAATGGCAGCTGGCATTGCGATTATACCGGGAAGTGAAGACATCATATCCTCACCTGAAGAAGCGTTTCAAATTGCCGCTGATGTAGGCTATCCAGTTATCTTGAAGGCCTCGGGGGGCGGAGGCGGTAGAGGTATGCGCATCGCCCATGACCAAAAGGAGCTGGCGGATGCCGTTGCGGTGGCTTCCGGGGAGGCCCGTGCAGCCTTTGGCAACCCGGACCTCTATCTTGAAAAATATATCGAAAAGCCGCGTCACATCGAAATCCAGATACTCGGCGATCATTTCGACAACTTTATTCATCTGGGAGAGCGGGAATGCAGTATCCAGATGCGTTATCAGAAACTACTTGAAGAGTCGCCCTCCCCTTTTGTTGATGAAGAATTGCGAAGCAAATTGGGAGAGACTGCCATTCAGGTCGCCCGACTGGTCGGGTACACCAATGCCGGCACCATCGAGTTTCTGGTGGATAAAAACAAAAATTTTTATTTTATGGAAGTCAACGCCCGGGTTCAAGTCGAGCACCCGGTCACCGAGCTGGTGACCGGAATCGATATCGTGCAGCAGCAGGTTCTGCTGGCCCAGGGAGAAAAATTAACACTGAAGCAGGATGACATCCACCTGAACGGCTGGTCGCTGGAGTGCCGCATTAATGCCGCCGATCCGGATGACAACTTTATGCCGTCCCCCGGTGACATCACCGATCTGATCCTGCCGGCCGGGCCGGGTGTGCGCATTGACACCCATATTTTCAACCCATATCACATATCGCCTTTTTATGATTCCCTGATTGGTAAATTAGTGGTGTGGGCCGCCGATCGCCGCATGGCCATTAAGCGCATGCAAAGAGCGCTGGCCGAATTTCAAATTGAGGGTATTAAGACCACGATCCCCTTCCATCAACAGGTGTTGGCAGATGAAGATTTTAATCGTGGCAACATCGACACCCATTTTCTGGAAAAATGGAACGACCCTGACTGA
- a CDS encoding TRAP transporter substrate-binding protein, translating into MKKLMLVSLCLIFVLMSFSGALAKTKWDLHLNYPAGNFHSKGAQEFADKVKAATNGELTIVLHPGAALGFKGPELLRAVAEGQLVVAEVPTGMVEGDAPTLALTAQPFISSNAFEQRLLYQLAKPTYAKILKKFNQFTLYTSVWPFSGIYTQRAIDAQGDLKGLKMRVYDGTGLAFGKATGIAARKMPFSEVYPAMKAGLLDSMYTSSVSGVDAKAWEVLKYFTPINIVGPVNMINVNLDAWNKLPKNIQQTVLEIAAQMEDDMWNLAGDMDRKSRTKLMENGMNIKPVSNEFRMQLDAIGKQLRTEWAKKAGADAQKILEEYERITGRR; encoded by the coding sequence ATGAAAAAACTGATGCTTGTTTCGCTGTGTCTCATTTTTGTCCTCATGTCTTTTTCAGGTGCTTTGGCCAAGACGAAATGGGATCTGCATTTGAACTATCCGGCCGGCAACTTTCATTCAAAGGGTGCTCAGGAATTTGCCGATAAGGTAAAGGCAGCCACCAACGGGGAGCTGACGATTGTACTGCATCCCGGTGCTGCATTGGGCTTTAAGGGGCCCGAACTGCTGCGCGCGGTGGCTGAAGGACAGCTGGTTGTTGCCGAAGTTCCTACCGGCATGGTCGAGGGTGATGCTCCCACACTGGCGCTAACCGCCCAGCCCTTCATTTCGAGCAACGCCTTTGAGCAACGCCTTTTGTATCAGCTGGCCAAACCGACCTATGCCAAAATCTTAAAAAAATTCAATCAGTTCACCCTGTACACTTCGGTATGGCCGTTTTCCGGCATTTATACCCAGCGGGCTATCGATGCACAGGGAGATCTGAAGGGTCTTAAAATGCGGGTCTATGACGGCACCGGGCTCGCGTTTGGTAAAGCGACCGGCATTGCCGCCCGCAAGATGCCCTTCAGCGAAGTCTATCCTGCGATGAAGGCCGGGTTGTTGGATTCCATGTACACCTCGTCGGTGTCCGGCGTTGATGCCAAGGCCTGGGAGGTCCTTAAGTATTTTACGCCCATCAATATTGTCGGCCCGGTGAATATGATCAACGTCAACCTGGATGCCTGGAACAAGCTGCCCAAAAACATCCAGCAGACGGTGCTTGAGATTGCAGCTCAAATGGAAGACGATATGTGGAACCTGGCCGGCGACATGGACCGCAAAAGCCGGACCAAACTGATGGAAAACGGCATGAACATCAAGCCCGTCAGCAATGAATTCCGCATGCAATTGGACGCCATTGGCAAGCAGCTGCGAACCGAATGGGCCAAAAAAGCAGGGGCCGACGCCCAAAAGATATTAGAAGAATATGAACGGATAACGGGACGTCGCTAG
- a CDS encoding TRAP transporter small permease, translated as MSSLVRLIENLSNWVARISAVMLGLMTLLILVEIFLWNTFSKTTLIADEYCAYGLAAIIFLGAGYCLKEKGHIRITLVLGFLPQKLSRIITFVATGVTTLFMGYLWWYLLKMVRAAIRYNSTSGTLTNTPLWIPQVVMLIGAACFLLQLFATTLKTYEAIETGEEVV; from the coding sequence ATGAGCAGCCTTGTGCGGTTGATTGAAAACCTCAGTAACTGGGTGGCCCGGATTTCTGCGGTTATGCTGGGGCTGATGACCCTATTGATTCTGGTTGAAATCTTTCTTTGGAACACATTTTCAAAAACCACGCTGATTGCCGATGAGTACTGCGCCTATGGCCTGGCGGCCATTATTTTTCTGGGAGCCGGCTATTGCCTGAAAGAAAAGGGGCACATCCGCATTACCCTTGTGCTGGGCTTTTTGCCGCAAAAATTATCCAGAATCATCACCTTTGTGGCCACCGGTGTGACCACGCTGTTTATGGGTTACTTGTGGTGGTATCTGTTAAAAATGGTACGGGCGGCCATACGCTATAATTCAACCTCAGGGACGCTGACCAACACCCCTTTGTGGATACCGCAAGTGGTGATGCTCATCGGCGCCGCCTGTTTTTTGCTGCAGCTGTTTGCCACGACCCTAAAAACCTATGAGGCCATCGAAACTGGGGAGGAAGTCGTCTGA
- a CDS encoding TRAP transporter large permease subunit, which produces MEANLMMALVVFGILFLTLASGIWVGFSLFIVGFMGMVIYSPLPAGNNMASSVWATIEKWEYVALPLFILMGEILYRSGISEKLFKSLVPWLYRLPGGLLLMNIVSCTLFAAVSGSSAATTATVGRITLAEFDKLGYDRRLAMGSLAGAGTLGFLIPPSLIMIVYAILAEVSIGKMFMAGILPGLLLSGIYSCYIIYRGIRNPEIAPKTQESYSWKERLVGLKDLAPTVILILMVLGSIYGGVATPTEAAALGVLGATVFAFLNRQMNLKILFECLVGAVKTNAMIMMIVVGAGFLSRVMGFLGIPAAITRTITELGLSPYMLMILLGVFYVILGCLLDGFSIVVMTLPIALPMVTAAGFDPIWFGIYLILMVEVSQITPPVGFNLFVIQGLTDEPIVRVAKYALPFFFLMLLTTAILTIFPKIALFLPNLMTMK; this is translated from the coding sequence ATGGAAGCGAACCTGATGATGGCGCTGGTCGTTTTCGGCATATTATTTTTGACGCTGGCATCCGGTATCTGGGTGGGATTTTCACTGTTTATTGTCGGCTTTATGGGCATGGTCATCTACAGCCCGCTGCCGGCCGGCAACAACATGGCCTCCTCAGTATGGGCCACCATTGAAAAATGGGAATATGTCGCCCTGCCGCTGTTTATTCTGATGGGAGAAATCCTGTATCGCTCCGGAATTTCCGAAAAACTGTTTAAGTCTCTGGTGCCCTGGCTCTACCGGCTTCCCGGCGGGCTGCTCCTGATGAACATCGTCTCGTGCACGCTGTTTGCCGCGGTCTCAGGCTCAAGCGCTGCCACAACAGCCACCGTCGGCCGCATCACGCTGGCTGAGTTTGACAAGCTGGGCTATGACCGACGCCTGGCCATGGGCTCTTTGGCCGGGGCCGGCACCCTGGGATTTTTGATACCGCCGTCTTTGATCATGATCGTTTATGCCATTTTAGCAGAGGTGTCGATTGGCAAAATGTTTATGGCCGGTATTTTGCCGGGTTTGCTGCTGTCAGGCATTTATTCCTGCTACATCATTTACCGCGGTATCCGCAATCCTGAGATTGCACCCAAAACCCAAGAAAGCTACAGTTGGAAAGAGCGGCTGGTGGGCCTCAAGGACCTGGCACCCACCGTGATTTTGATTCTGATGGTTTTGGGAAGTATTTATGGCGGTGTGGCCACCCCGACAGAAGCAGCCGCTTTAGGGGTTTTGGGCGCTACCGTGTTTGCGTTTCTCAACCGCCAGATGAATTTAAAAATTCTATTTGAATGTCTGGTGGGCGCGGTGAAAACCAATGCCATGATCATGATGATCGTTGTGGGCGCCGGTTTTTTATCGCGGGTCATGGGATTCTTGGGCATCCCGGCGGCCATTACCCGCACGATCACTGAATTGGGTCTTTCCCCTTATATGCTGATGATCCTGCTGGGTGTCTTTTATGTCATCCTGGGCTGTCTGCTCGATGGCTTCTCGATTGTGGTGATGACATTGCCCATTGCCCTGCCCATGGTAACGGCTGCCGGTTTTGATCCCATCTGGTTTGGCATCTATCTGATCCTGATGGTGGAAGTCAGCCAGATTACGCCACCAGTAGGTTTTAACCTGTTTGTCATTCAGGGCTTGACGGACGAGCCGATCGTGCGGGTGGCCAAGTACGCCTTACCCTTTTTCTTTTTGATGCTCCTGACAACGGCCATTCTGACGATTTTCCCTAAAATTGCGCTGTTTCTTCCTAACTTGATGACCATGAAATAG
- a CDS encoding 5-oxoprolinase subunit PxpA, translating to MKRIDLNCDMGESFGAYKLGMDEAVIEYITSANIACAWHAGDPSVMSHTVAIAVEHGVGVGAHPGYPDLLGFGRRNLDCSMDELRNYVIYQVGALQAFCSAHGTRLQHVKPHGALYLTAVENEDVARAVAEAIVQVNPDLLYVALAGAKGQLMTRIGQEVGLKVVYEAFPDRAYSPEGTLVSRRLPGAVIKDPQAVSERALKMVQEGVVIAADGTTIPLEAQTLCVHGDNPEAVALVKGIRQTLEADGVAVTPMGKE from the coding sequence GTGAAAAGAATCGACCTCAACTGCGATATGGGCGAGAGTTTTGGTGCCTATAAACTGGGCATGGATGAAGCGGTCATCGAATACATTACTTCTGCTAATATTGCCTGCGCCTGGCACGCCGGTGATCCGTCGGTAATGAGCCACACGGTTGCCATTGCGGTTGAACATGGCGTGGGGGTAGGCGCCCACCCGGGATACCCTGATTTGCTGGGCTTCGGGCGCCGCAACCTGGATTGCTCCATGGATGAGCTGCGCAATTACGTCATCTATCAAGTCGGTGCTCTGCAGGCGTTTTGCAGCGCTCATGGGACCCGCCTGCAGCACGTCAAACCCCATGGCGCGCTGTATTTGACAGCTGTCGAAAATGAAGACGTCGCGCGGGCAGTTGCCGAAGCCATCGTACAGGTGAATCCGGATCTGCTGTATGTCGCATTGGCCGGTGCCAAAGGGCAACTCATGACGCGTATTGGCCAGGAAGTCGGACTCAAAGTGGTTTACGAAGCCTTTCCAGACCGGGCTTACAGCCCTGAAGGAACCCTGGTCTCCCGGCGCCTACCCGGGGCGGTGATCAAAGATCCCCAGGCGGTTTCAGAACGGGCACTTAAAATGGTTCAAGAAGGTGTTGTCATTGCAGCCGACGGCACCACCATCCCGTTAGAAGCCCAAACTTTGTGCGTGCATGGTGACAATCCTGAGGCGGTGGCGCTTGTCAAAGGCATTCGCCAAACGCTTGAGGCCGATGGGGTAGCGGTAACGCCCATGGGAAAGGAATGA
- the pxpB gene encoding 5-oxoprolinase subunit PxpB, which yields MPSGLFEKARFRTAGDRGLLVEYGDVIDPMVNNKVRSMAIVMDADPPQGVIEIIPTYRSLLIIYDPVVTHPDALQKMLETSEDRLDDIQIASPRTVEIPVCYGGEFGPDLDTVADANSLKAAKVIELHCEPEYLIYMVGFTPGFPFLGGLSEKLYTPRLETPRTLVPEGSVGIANNQTGIYPVASPGGWQLIGRTPVKLFAPERKNPFLYQAGDRIKFKPISAEDYAKRIKEEAT from the coding sequence ATGCCAAGCGGTTTGTTTGAAAAGGCGCGGTTTCGCACCGCAGGTGATCGTGGGTTGCTGGTTGAATACGGCGATGTCATTGATCCGATGGTCAACAATAAGGTCAGGTCCATGGCCATCGTAATGGATGCCGATCCGCCACAAGGGGTGATTGAGATCATCCCCACCTACCGCTCCCTGCTGATTATTTATGATCCGGTAGTGACCCATCCCGATGCGCTTCAAAAAATGCTGGAAACATCTGAAGATCGGCTTGACGACATCCAGATAGCATCCCCACGCACTGTTGAAATTCCCGTCTGCTACGGGGGAGAGTTCGGTCCTGACCTCGACACCGTCGCTGATGCCAACAGTTTAAAGGCAGCCAAGGTTATCGAGCTGCATTGCGAACCGGAATACTTGATCTATATGGTGGGCTTCACGCCCGGCTTTCCCTTTTTGGGGGGGCTTTCCGAAAAACTGTACACCCCCCGGTTGGAAACCCCGCGTACCCTGGTACCGGAAGGGTCGGTAGGGATTGCCAACAACCAGACCGGTATATATCCGGTTGCCAGTCCCGGCGGATGGCAGCTGATCGGCCGCACCCCGGTCAAATTATTTGCCCCCGAGCGCAAAAATCCATTTCTGTACCAGGCGGGAGACCGGATTAAATTCAAGCCCATCTCGGCTGAAGATTATGCCAAGCGGATCAAAGAGGAGGCAACATGA
- a CDS encoding biotin-dependent carboxyltransferase family protein, translating into MKGVFSILTPGGYTSIQDQGRFGYQQMGIPVSGVLDAFAFHCANLLVGNPKNSAVMEITVMGPRLEIMAEADLAVTGADIKMTLNDQPLETWASFSVKPGDVLDIQQVKSGCRAYLAVNGGIDVPEVMGSRSTYVGAQIGGYHGRLLKAGDVIDCVPGRPLVSQRQMPSEMIPAYPPELTIRAIPGPQDDFFKEGLDVLFSSDFMVSTKADRMGYRLQGPQVKIHEGMPKSIISEPTMPGGVQIPADEQPIILMVEQTVGGYTKIVTVISVDLPRVAQSTPGDTIRFEKVSLETAHALYQEQQKKLQALEDQLTG; encoded by the coding sequence ATGAAGGGGGTATTTTCCATACTGACGCCGGGTGGCTATACCAGCATTCAGGATCAAGGGCGTTTCGGCTATCAGCAAATGGGTATTCCCGTTTCCGGTGTTCTGGATGCGTTTGCCTTCCACTGCGCCAATCTGCTTGTGGGCAATCCGAAGAACAGCGCTGTAATGGAAATCACCGTCATGGGGCCCCGTCTTGAGATTATGGCAGAAGCCGATCTGGCGGTGACCGGTGCTGACATTAAAATGACCTTAAACGATCAACCTTTGGAAACCTGGGCTTCATTTAGCGTGAAACCGGGCGATGTGCTCGATATCCAACAGGTCAAAAGCGGCTGCCGCGCCTACCTGGCTGTTAACGGCGGCATCGACGTTCCCGAAGTGATGGGCAGCCGATCCACTTATGTGGGGGCCCAGATCGGCGGTTATCATGGGCGGCTGCTAAAAGCCGGTGATGTGATTGATTGCGTACCGGGCAGACCCCTGGTCTCACAGCGGCAAATGCCCTCTGAAATGATCCCCGCATACCCGCCAGAGCTGACCATTCGAGCGATCCCCGGACCTCAGGACGATTTTTTCAAAGAAGGTCTTGACGTTCTATTTTCCTCGGATTTTATGGTCAGCACCAAGGCCGATCGTATGGGCTACCGGCTTCAGGGGCCGCAGGTGAAGATCCACGAAGGGATGCCCAAAAGCATTATCTCGGAGCCCACCATGCCGGGTGGGGTTCAGATTCCGGCTGATGAACAGCCGATCATTTTAATGGTGGAGCAAACCGTGGGCGGCTATACTAAGATTGTGACCGTTATCTCGGTGGATCTGCCCCGGGTGGCGCAATCCACTCCCGGAGATACCATCCGTTTTGAAAAAGTTTCATTAGAAACAGCGCATGCCCTCTATCAGGAGCAGCAAAAGAAACTGCAGGCATTGGAGGACCAGCTAACAGGCTAA
- a CDS encoding Xaa-Pro peptidase family protein, translating to MYDTRNNTPKSEIDQRIAHLKKQLAENHIEAALLLQRADLFYFSGTIQEAHLLIPVEAEPVLMVYKNFDRAIAESSLSRIVPLPSPKAIPDILQQYDVQMPHTIGMEFDVLSVNLYRHYEKMFAGHQLVDISHLIRLVRAIKSPYEIERIQQAARLSDEVAEQVPGLLREGITELELAGLVEAEARKRGHQGVVRMRLWGAEMFYGHLMAGSSAAVPSFLSSPTGGAGTSPAVAQGPSFRPIRQHEPVLVDYVFALNGYYSDHARIFSIGELPDDLMAAHAAMIELQDVIKTEAKPGVTCGNIYDLALEWTRNRGYDEYFMGVGKERIRFVGHGVGVELDEYPFLAAGQKLALEAGMTLALEPKLIFPEKGVVGVENTHKVTDDGLVPLGRFPDEVVIV from the coding sequence GTGTACGATACCCGCAACAATACCCCCAAATCGGAAATTGACCAGCGCATCGCGCACTTAAAAAAGCAGCTTGCGGAAAACCACATCGAAGCTGCCCTACTCCTGCAGCGCGCCGATCTGTTTTATTTTAGCGGCACCATCCAGGAAGCTCACCTGTTGATCCCGGTTGAGGCCGAGCCGGTCTTAATGGTTTATAAAAACTTTGACCGCGCCATTGCCGAGTCTTCTTTATCGCGCATTGTGCCGCTGCCATCTCCCAAAGCCATACCGGATATCCTGCAACAGTATGACGTCCAGATGCCGCACACCATCGGCATGGAGTTTGATGTGTTGTCGGTCAACCTCTACCGTCATTACGAAAAAATGTTTGCCGGCCATCAGCTGGTCGACATATCGCATTTGATCCGCCTGGTGCGGGCAATCAAATCCCCATATGAAATCGAGCGGATTCAACAGGCCGCCCGGCTGTCGGACGAGGTGGCCGAGCAGGTCCCCGGGCTGTTGCGGGAGGGCATCACCGAACTTGAGCTGGCCGGTCTGGTTGAAGCCGAAGCCCGCAAACGCGGCCATCAGGGCGTTGTGCGCATGCGATTGTGGGGCGCTGAAATGTTTTACGGGCACCTGATGGCCGGGTCGTCCGCTGCAGTCCCCAGTTTCCTGTCATCCCCCACCGGCGGCGCCGGCACCAGCCCGGCGGTGGCCCAGGGCCCGAGTTTTCGACCCATCCGACAGCACGAACCGGTGCTGGTGGACTACGTCTTTGCTTTAAACGGCTATTACTCGGACCATGCCCGCATTTTTTCCATCGGGGAACTGCCGGATGATTTGATGGCAGCGCATGCCGCCATGATCGAGCTGCAGGACGTGATTAAAACCGAAGCCAAGCCCGGTGTTACCTGCGGCAATATTTACGATCTGGCCCTGGAATGGACGCGCAACCGCGGTTACGACGAGTATTTTATGGGCGTTGGCAAGGAAAGAATTCGCTTTGTCGGGCATGGCGTCGGTGTCGAGCTGGATGAGTACCCTTTTCTGGCAGCCGGTCAAAAGCTTGCGCTTGAGGCAGGTATGACCCTGGCGTTGGAGCCCAAGCTTATTTTCCCTGAAAAAGGCGTGGTGGGCGTTGAAAACACCCATAAGGTGACAGACGACGGGTTGGTGCCGCTAGGACGGTTTCCGGATGAGGTTGTGATTGTTTGA
- a CDS encoding ATP-binding cassette domain-containing protein, producing MNAIGSQNNAILQVQDLRKYFPIRRGFFQKITGWVKAVESVSFQIEKGKTLGLVGESGCGKTTVARLILKLLEADEGQILFNGQDITQLDEKEMKPLRKEIQIIFQDPYGSLNPRMTVGQSIAEGLKIAGIQSRAEQEQRLETLLKMVGMSPANSDRFPHEFSGGQRQRIGIARALSVEPALIICDEPVSALDVSIQAQIINLLKDLQAQLALSYLFISHDLNVVGYLCDQVAVMYKGHIMEYAPADALFDHPFHPYTHLLLSAIPDADRNIDPEMKATEDEAGQTLNPPEGCSFQDRCPLKEERCENDAIEFDTVGPNHRVRCWKVDRNGTDPVL from the coding sequence ATGAATGCAATCGGTTCCCAGAACAACGCCATTTTGCAAGTGCAAGACCTTAGAAAATATTTTCCTATCCGCAGGGGATTTTTTCAAAAAATCACCGGCTGGGTTAAGGCGGTGGAAAGTGTTAGTTTTCAGATTGAAAAGGGTAAGACCCTTGGGTTGGTAGGTGAAAGCGGGTGCGGCAAGACCACGGTGGCCCGCCTGATTCTAAAGCTTTTAGAAGCCGATGAGGGCCAAATCCTCTTCAACGGGCAGGATATTACCCAGCTGGATGAAAAAGAAATGAAACCGCTGCGCAAGGAAATACAGATCATTTTTCAGGATCCTTACGGCTCTTTGAATCCGCGCATGACCGTCGGGCAATCCATTGCCGAGGGTCTCAAGATCGCCGGTATTCAAAGCCGCGCCGAACAAGAACAACGACTGGAAACATTATTGAAAATGGTCGGCATGTCACCAGCCAACAGCGATCGCTTCCCGCATGAATTCAGTGGCGGTCAGCGTCAACGCATTGGTATTGCGCGCGCCCTAAGTGTGGAGCCCGCTTTGATCATTTGCGATGAGCCGGTTTCTGCGCTGGATGTCTCGATCCAGGCCCAGATTATTAACCTATTGAAAGATCTCCAGGCACAGCTGGCGTTGAGCTATTTGTTCATCTCCCATGATCTGAATGTGGTCGGGTATCTGTGCGACCAGGTGGCAGTGATGTACAAGGGCCATATCATGGAGTATGCACCTGCCGATGCGCTTTTTGATCATCCTTTCCATCCCTATACCCATTTGCTGCTGTCCGCAATTCCGGATGCCGATCGCAACATTGACCCAGAAATGAAAGCAACCGAAGATGAGGCCGGCCAGACGCTAAACCCGCCGGAGGGGTGTAGTTTTCAGGATCGGTGCCCGCTCAAAGAGGAGCGCTGCGAAAACGACGCGATTGAATTCGACACCGTCGGCCCGAACCATCGGGTCCGCTGCTGGAAGGTGGACCGGAACGGCACGGACCCGGTTTTATAA
- a CDS encoding ABC transporter ATP-binding protein — MNNNTNKLLTVEELKIYFHSEDEIARAVDGVSFDVDGEETVCLVGESGCGKTVTALSVMGLVPIPPGEIAGGRILFGDQNLLDLNDNEMQSIRGNQIAMVFQEPLTSLNPVFTIGDQIGEAIQVHQTAPQDEVNHRSAQLLKDVGIADPAQRLNDYPHQLSGGQRQRVMIAMALACDPELVIADEPTTALDVTVQDQILRLLERIQTERSMSVLYITHDLGVVSKVADRICVMYAGMIAEQGKKDAVLKTPKHPYTQALLASLPNREKRGQRLYSIPGTVPNPAYKPAGCPFHPRCRHAIQTCREQYPTMCEYEDGHHARCPVLFGQ; from the coding sequence ATGAATAATAATACAAATAAATTACTTACAGTAGAAGAATTAAAAATTTACTTTCACAGCGAGGATGAAATCGCCCGGGCAGTGGACGGCGTTAGTTTTGATGTCGACGGCGAAGAAACCGTCTGTTTGGTCGGAGAGTCTGGTTGCGGCAAGACTGTCACGGCGCTGAGCGTCATGGGGCTGGTTCCCATCCCACCCGGGGAAATTGCCGGTGGACGTATTTTATTTGGCGATCAAAATCTACTGGATCTTAATGATAATGAAATGCAGTCAATCCGCGGCAATCAAATCGCCATGGTTTTTCAGGAACCCCTGACATCCTTAAATCCGGTCTTTACCATTGGTGATCAAATCGGCGAGGCCATCCAGGTTCACCAGACGGCACCCCAGGACGAAGTCAACCACCGCAGTGCGCAACTTTTAAAAGATGTCGGTATTGCCGATCCGGCCCAACGCTTAAATGACTACCCGCATCAACTGAGTGGCGGCCAGCGCCAACGCGTAATGATTGCCATGGCACTGGCCTGTGATCCGGAACTGGTCATCGCCGATGAGCCCACCACCGCACTGGATGTCACCGTTCAGGACCAGATTCTACGCCTGCTGGAGCGTATCCAAACTGAGCGGTCTATGTCGGTTTTATATATCACCCACGATCTGGGGGTGGTCTCAAAGGTGGCCGATCGAATTTGTGTGATGTATGCCGGTATGATCGCCGAGCAGGGAAAAAAAGATGCTGTTTTAAAAACGCCCAAACATCCCTATACCCAGGCGCTGCTAGCATCGCTTCCCAATCGCGAAAAGAGAGGCCAGCGGCTGTATAGCATACCCGGCACAGTTCCCAATCCGGCTTACAAACCTGCAGGCTGCCCGTTTCATCCGCGCTGCCGGCACGCCATTCAGACCTGCCGGGAACAATATCCAACCATGTGTGAATATGAAGACGGACACCATGCCCGCTGTCCGGTTCTTTTTGGTCAATAG